The following are from one region of the Lacinutrix sp. Bg11-31 genome:
- a CDS encoding ABC-three component system protein has product MISLKKMEFYKTSHQVNYGKRIIPLKMIEHMSFDDWEEFIEEWIDLKKVEYLDGERFGGAGDKGRDVVGYVTDKDKPNYTWDCFQCKHYDNALTPTQVYKEFGKILYYTFQKEYPKPRKFYFVSPKGCGTSLSKLLQNPIDLKDAIKTNWAKYCENGISSTPIKLEGKLLNWIESFDFSIFTKIHTKNILKEHKKHPNHKIRFGGGLPEREKLDINTIPDTIKSSETTYVNQLLSAYSSESKENYKNVSNLDSKELYKNHFTRARMSFHHAEQLRNFTRDNLPIDTFDDFQKEIFEGIVDIVEDIHSNSFIKVKEVEKEASKVIISSNPLKDVSLIYDKKGICHQLVNDNKIKWT; this is encoded by the coding sequence GTGATAAGCTTAAAAAAAATGGAATTCTACAAAACATCACATCAAGTCAATTACGGAAAGAGAATAATACCTCTTAAGATGATTGAGCATATGTCATTTGATGACTGGGAAGAGTTTATTGAAGAATGGATTGATTTAAAAAAAGTTGAATATTTAGACGGAGAAAGGTTTGGTGGAGCTGGTGATAAAGGAAGAGATGTTGTTGGTTATGTAACAGATAAAGATAAACCTAACTATACTTGGGATTGTTTTCAATGTAAGCATTATGACAATGCATTAACACCTACTCAAGTTTATAAAGAGTTTGGTAAAATTTTATATTACACATTTCAAAAAGAGTATCCAAAGCCTAGAAAATTCTATTTTGTTTCTCCTAAAGGTTGTGGAACTTCCCTTTCAAAATTACTACAAAATCCAATTGACTTAAAAGATGCCATAAAAACAAATTGGGCAAAGTATTGTGAAAACGGTATATCTAGTACACCTATTAAATTAGAAGGTAAATTACTCAATTGGATAGAAAGTTTTGATTTTTCAATTTTTACAAAAATTCATACTAAAAACATTTTAAAAGAACATAAAAAACATCCAAATCATAAAATTAGATTTGGTGGAGGATTACCTGAACGTGAAAAACTGGATATAAATACAATACCTGATACTATTAAAAGTTCTGAAACGACATATGTTAATCAACTATTATCTGCTTATAGTTCTGAAAGTAAAGAAAATTATAAAAATGTATCAAATTTAGATTCTAAAGAATTATATAAAAATCATTTTACACGAGCAAGAATGAGTTTTCATCATGCAGAACAGTTAAGGAATTTCACTAGAGATAACCTACCCATTGACACCTTTGATGATTTTCAAAAAGAAATATTTGAAGGTATTGTTGATATTGTAGAAGATATTCATTCGAATAGCTTCATAAAAGTAAAAGAAGTAGAAAAAGAAGCTAGTAAAGTAATAATTTCCTCAAACCCACTAAAGGACGTCAGCCTAATTTATGATAAAAAGGGAATTTGTCATCAGTTAGTTAATGATAATAAAATTAAATGGACATAA
- a CDS encoding VF530 family DNA-binding protein, with product MTTNHTPIMDTNKNKNELANTNTQPEKPQETESQPKTKRIRKQATEAQLSNPFHGVKLVQVLERLVAHYGWEYLGERTNIRCFIFNPTMKSSLGFLRRTAWAREYVEDLYLEMLDEKEEAK from the coding sequence GTGACAACAAACCATACACCAATAATGGACACAAATAAAAACAAGAACGAATTGGCTAATACAAACACGCAACCTGAGAAACCTCAAGAAACAGAGTCACAACCAAAAACTAAACGCATACGTAAACAAGCTACAGAAGCGCAATTAAGCAATCCGTTTCATGGTGTAAAACTAGTACAAGTTTTAGAGCGTTTGGTAGCACATTATGGTTGGGAGTATTTGGGAGAGCGTACTAATATTCGTTGTTTTATCTTCAATCCTACCATGAAATCTAGTCTTGGTTTTTTAAGAAGAACAGCTTGGGCAAGAGAATATGTAGAGGATCTTTATTTAGAGATGCTGGACGAAAAAGAAGAAGCCAAATAG
- a CDS encoding ABC-three component system middle component 2, whose translation METKKNINPFNNSVESGLRILTILNEAFPKSFDLQNLVYLDYLTIHSADIDKTTQSLHPAVPYRSGEIMIRSSIIQKGLNLFIIKKLIEKQYNINGIEYKATENAMPFLESLEETYSTKLQEKANWAVSKYSKHTKKELKSIMTPRLSEISNEFNIEILQ comes from the coding sequence ATGGAAACTAAAAAAAACATAAATCCATTCAATAACAGTGTTGAATCTGGTCTTCGAATCTTAACTATATTAAATGAGGCATTTCCTAAATCTTTTGATTTACAAAACCTTGTTTATCTAGATTACCTAACAATACATTCAGCAGATATTGACAAAACAACTCAAAGCCTACACCCAGCAGTACCTTATCGTTCTGGTGAAATAATGATTAGAAGTTCAATTATACAAAAAGGATTAAATCTTTTTATAATAAAAAAATTAATTGAAAAACAATACAATATTAATGGTATAGAATATAAAGCAACTGAAAATGCAATGCCGTTTCTTGAATCACTTGAGGAAACATATTCAACAAAACTTCAAGAAAAGGCTAATTGGGCAGTTAGTAAATATTCAAAACACACAAAAAAAGAACTAAAAAGCATTATGACTCCAAGATTATCAGAAATAAGTAATGAGTTTAATATTGAAATTCTACAATAA
- a CDS encoding DNA replication initiation control protein YabA, translating into MENKEHTKFVDKIVEALKKSAIEIEEFRVQAALGKAEAQDKYEEAKKKFNLFIHESKFKIEVGKEKIDDINTKFDELRVQLALGKADTKDAFAKQKKQLLLLLHDIEVKIKTNKKMSHMYALVLVEIEKFKIHLDVLEDNFKDKKSDAKASFEKGKQEFNDYINTFKTKYSKKEETKWEHFQGEVSQAFSHLKMAFTKP; encoded by the coding sequence ATGGAAAATAAGGAACACACTAAATTTGTAGACAAAATTGTTGAAGCACTTAAAAAGAGCGCTATTGAGATTGAAGAATTTCGAGTACAAGCAGCTTTAGGTAAAGCTGAAGCACAGGATAAGTATGAAGAAGCTAAAAAGAAGTTTAATCTATTTATTCACGAGAGTAAATTTAAAATAGAAGTTGGTAAAGAAAAGATAGACGATATAAATACCAAGTTTGATGAGCTTCGTGTGCAATTGGCTTTAGGAAAAGCAGACACAAAGGATGCTTTTGCTAAGCAAAAGAAACAATTATTGTTATTGCTTCATGATATTGAAGTAAAGATTAAGACCAACAAAAAAATGAGCCATATGTATGCTTTAGTGCTTGTGGAAATTGAAAAGTTCAAGATCCATCTGGATGTCTTGGAAGACAATTTTAAAGATAAAAAGAGTGATGCCAAAGCGTCTTTTGAAAAAGGAAAGCAGGAATTTAATGACTATATTAATACATTCAAGACTAAGTACTCTAAAAAAGAGGAAACAAAATGGGAACACTTTCAAGGTGAAGTTTCACAAGCTTTTAGCCATTTAAAAATGGCATTTACTAAGCCTTAA
- a CDS encoding AAA family ATPase: protein MKAGFILKELRLVGESLNKASIVFEKGVNVITGPSNVGKSYIFQCLNYMFGASKPPKDIKEARAYESIYLEIRDNKNEPFTLLSDLKGGNFKLYNSSIDGIKEADEFETLNRRHNPASQKTISAFLLKLNNLSGKKIRTNKSGKTRQISYRDIVKFSMVNETRITTEDSIVVHNDRDKTIESSVLKLIATGKDDSSIISPLTTNQIANRKGKLEILKEFISDNTNELKAYKVEPSSMLIETNSSLVKLSKKHSSLQKQFNEIENKRKEDLNILYKKQSRKRVIDELYKRSNLLKLHYHSDISRLKSTTETSILLNEENHSTNGTCPLCNGEIEEECSSAEIKKIIDSCSKEILKVESLIQELIESEKVLKEETTSLSLEVLDLEKNIEKSTLELDKGVGLEMGSIIEQINKQNEKKSHLLGALYKFEQLNKFKEKEEKLENSLPISSSKDSFEHISTASLTPLSKSMKSVLKGYNYLRLTDVSYSEEQNDFVISGENRNLFGKGYRAIFYSAFILALHELVIAKDYSIGIPILDSPLVSYKKSENIGEERVSDDLAMDFYRYIATQTDLKQIIVIENEEPPIDIKENINHIKYTRENGFIPTK from the coding sequence ATGAAAGCAGGTTTTATATTAAAAGAGTTAAGACTAGTTGGAGAATCATTAAATAAAGCCAGTATAGTTTTCGAAAAAGGAGTTAATGTAATTACTGGACCTTCTAATGTAGGTAAGTCATATATTTTTCAATGTTTAAATTATATGTTTGGTGCCTCAAAACCACCTAAAGATATTAAAGAAGCGAGAGCGTATGAATCTATATATCTAGAAATAAGAGATAATAAGAATGAACCATTTACCTTATTAAGTGATTTAAAAGGAGGGAATTTTAAACTATATAATTCATCTATTGATGGTATCAAAGAAGCGGATGAATTTGAAACTCTTAATAGAAGACACAATCCAGCTAGTCAAAAAACAATTTCTGCTTTTTTATTAAAATTAAATAATTTATCAGGCAAAAAAATACGAACAAACAAAAGTGGCAAAACTAGACAGATTTCTTACAGAGATATTGTAAAATTTTCAATGGTTAATGAAACTAGAATAACTACAGAGGATTCTATAGTAGTACATAACGACAGAGATAAAACAATTGAATCTAGTGTCTTAAAGCTAATTGCTACTGGTAAAGATGATAGTAGCATAATTTCGCCACTTACTACTAATCAAATAGCAAATAGAAAAGGTAAATTAGAAATCTTAAAAGAATTTATAAGTGATAATACGAATGAATTAAAAGCTTACAAAGTTGAACCTTCATCGATGCTTATAGAAACTAACTCTAGTCTTGTAAAGCTAAGTAAAAAACACTCTAGTCTTCAAAAGCAATTTAATGAAATTGAAAATAAGCGAAAAGAAGACCTAAATATACTCTACAAGAAACAATCTCGAAAAAGAGTTATTGATGAATTATATAAAAGGTCAAATCTTTTAAAACTTCATTATCATTCTGACATTTCACGTTTAAAATCTACAACAGAAACAAGTATATTATTGAATGAAGAAAATCATTCAACTAATGGAACTTGTCCTCTTTGTAATGGAGAAATAGAAGAAGAGTGTTCAAGTGCAGAAATTAAGAAAATAATAGATTCTTGCAGTAAAGAAATACTAAAAGTTGAATCCTTGATTCAGGAATTAATTGAATCTGAAAAGGTTTTAAAAGAAGAAACCACTTCTCTTTCTCTAGAGGTATTGGATTTAGAAAAAAATATAGAAAAATCTACTTTAGAACTTGATAAAGGAGTTGGATTAGAAATGGGTTCAATAATTGAACAAATCAATAAACAAAATGAAAAGAAGAGTCATCTTCTTGGTGCTTTATATAAGTTTGAACAACTTAACAAATTCAAAGAAAAAGAAGAAAAATTAGAAAACTCTTTACCTATTTCTAGTTCTAAAGATTCATTTGAACATATTTCGACAGCCTCTTTAACTCCTCTTTCAAAATCAATGAAGTCAGTCCTTAAAGGTTATAATTACCTAAGATTAACAGATGTTAGCTATAGTGAAGAGCAAAACGATTTTGTAATATCAGGTGAAAACAGAAATCTGTTTGGAAAAGGTTATCGAGCAATTTTTTATTCTGCATTTATTTTAGCTTTACATGAGTTAGTAATTGCAAAAGATTATTCTATTGGCATTCCAATTTTAGACTCTCCATTGGTCTCATATAAAAAATCAGAAAATATTGGTGAAGAAAGGGTTAGTGATGACTTAGCTATGGATTTTTACAGATATATAGCTACTCAAACTGATTTAAAACAAATAATAGTAATTGAAAATGAAGAACCTCCAATAGATATAAAAGAAAACATAAATCATATAAAATACACAAGAGAAAATGGCTTTATACCTACGAAATAA